Within Vicia villosa cultivar HV-30 ecotype Madison, WI linkage group LG1, Vvil1.0, whole genome shotgun sequence, the genomic segment TGAAATTGGACAACCAAATATTTTTGTTGCTTGTTTTTTTGGAAAGAACCGGTGTCTGCATTATGATACTGTTAATTGAGGGCATTTTAGCTTGAGCCTGCAATGTTAATCTAAGTTCACCCATAAATCtatatttcctctttgctctacCATTTTGGGCAGATGTGTATTTAGATGATGGTTGCCTCAATTTAATTCATGCTTCTGTTATCAATTTTATTAGGTTTTGAATAAATTTTCTTGAACTCtgctttaatttttatattaaactgATTTTCACAAGGtttttgaattgaataaaagctTATAAGTTGTTACCCAATCTGATTTTTGCCTTAGAACATAACTCCATACAAATCTACTAAAATcatcattaaaatgaaatgaaCATACTACTTGAATTGAAACcagaaaaaaaaatttgttggTGCTGGACCCCCATTCTTCAAATTCAGGATGTATTAGATTCATAGGTCTTTTGGTATTGAGGAAGAGTTTTTAAAAGGCAAGCTATGAGATTTTCTGAGTTGACAAGCCTCACAAAGTCCAGGTTCATCTTTTTTCAGGAGTTTTGATTGTTTCAACTCTTTTGCATTTGATCAAATACCTATCTGCAGGATGGCCAAACTTCCCAAGACAATTTTCTTTAACAGAAAATAACATAGTAGGTTCTTTTACTTCTCTATTTTCAGCAACCGAGACACTAAACAATTGATAGAGTACATCTTTTGTTTTTCCTTCCAGTAGAGTTCTCCCTGCCTCTTTGTTCTTCCCTGAGCAACAAGTATCATGAAATTGAGGCATGTATTGTGATCATCTACTAAAGTTTTTATTGATTTGAGGAACATATAACAAATCTTTGAAATTAAGTGGCCTGTGATAAGTGCTCAATTATGATCCTTGAGTTTGATCTTGAAATCTATCTAAACATGGGTGACATGATGGTTTGCCCTTCTGTCAGTGTACCATTAGAACCGAGCTTGCAGAGGCAATGTAGGCATTATAATTCTGATTTTTGTCAGAGTTATTTTCATCCATATGTTGATCCCCATGTCTTGTTAAAGATGAGATAGCATTGTGTTGCTGCATAACCTGGTTTTTAGTGTACTTGACAAGTTATTCTAGAGTTTTGACCTAGAAGTTCATGTATTTGTCGGTTTCCTTCCAAGTGCTACATGAATACGGTCTGCCACCTCTGTAGTCAGATCTAGTGACCGCATTTGCAAAGGGATTTATTACAATTCTATCACTAACATAATGTATAAACGTCGCTATCAACCGAGGTTTAAAATCTATAACTATTCACTAACATAATGCTGATAACAATTTCATATCTTTGCAAATTTATTCAATCTTCTTAGTACACTTCTTATATCATGTATAGTTAGGTGTTGATGTGTATTAGTTGCTGAATTATGCATTTTCCTTTTTGCTGATacttttaacattttttaaatcaaattactTGACTTCTAGATCCTTGAAATGTCTCAATTGAAAACTAAAATGTTAGTGTATCTGCAGGGGAGGGGAGAATTCAAGAATTAAGGACTAAGTTATTAAACTCCAATGAAGTTtggataatttatttttcataattgaaATATAGTAGGCAATACACAATAATTTGAAACCATGCATGCATTATGCATATATTCTCTCATTCTTATTGACGAGATATTCTTTCTTTCATGACTTAGTACTATATCCCCTTTTACTAGACTCAACTTTTATACTTATTTATCAATTGACAACGGAACACTTGATCCGAATTTCCCCAGCAGAGCCTGCGAGGATACCAATGTCTCCCATCCTTTTCATCGACTGTGCAAACTCCGTGAAGAACTTGTTTTGGTCAACCAACTCTTCAACAATACCTTTTGACTGATCTTGTGTTATAAGAGCAGCATCTGATTGAAACAGACCCTTTTTCTGAAGAAGGATAGGATAGTAGTCACTGTCGAAAGTCCTAGAGCTTCCAGGATCCATCTCCACCCTCGTAGTGTTGTCAGTCAGATTCTTACATTTAGTCTTCAAGAATTCAGCATATGTCGAATTCAAAGAAGGGTCTTGACCGCCATTTCCCGTGAAATTATAAAGCCTGGTACTGAAGGAATTGCAGTGGCCTATTCCAATTGTGTGTGCTCCtacaaatacatatataaaaattataattagtaTTTACCATCAATTTAATAACTATGACTTTAGTACAATTTATATCAATGTACCTGATAACACAACAAGGTCATGCAGGGTGAGACCTTTacttgcaaagctttgtttgaGTTGGGTGAAATTAAAGCTAGGCCTCGGGATATTCTCCAAGGCTTCGGTACGGTTCGATACTGTACCATCTCTTCTACCAGTGAGTACTTCCCACATAGGTTTGTTAAACTGCACAATAGAAGAAATTTTGAggctgaaaataaaaataaaaattgctgTATTAGTATGCAGACATTGCttgtaagaaaataaaaattgttaGGTTACTTGTGCAGAAACAGCATCCCTAGCAGCCAATGCCAATATGTCAGCACAAGACACAGTTTTGGGACATTTTGCCTCAATCGCGTCTTTTATGTCATCAATGACATTAAAGCCAGACAAAGTTAAATTCGGAACTGCATCCTTCTCTGCAGTGTTATTGGCAGTGGAGTTCAACAAAACCGAGCCATCGCAACCCTGAAATGTTTAAGTTTACAATCTGTTACACTTACATATATTAAACACACAACGAATATTCATAAATTGGAAACAATAGTGCGTAAAATTACTGATGTATCGATTTATACCCTGACGAAACAGTCATGAAAATGCAATCTGATCAACTTAGCAGGTAAGACGGGATTAGCAGCGACATGTTGTAGGGTTTTGCTCTTAATTATGTCGGCGGCTTGAGGACAGGAATCCTGGTAAAAATTCTTGCTAAGGCTGCTTCCTTGACAACCAAGGAAGAAGCTTAAGAGTATCATGCAAGCTACTAGTGAATATTTGTTCTTCATATTCAAGTTGAAGTTTTTCTCTGTAGTAGTTTTCTGAATGCAGAACTATAAGGACATTGTAGCCTTTTTATAGCATCAATATTTGATATTTAATTGTTGAATATGCTCTTGAATTAATTGCAAAGATAGCTAGGTAAAATAGTTTTCTAAAAATGACTAAATCATCACATGATTTTGTCTAGTTTGCTTAATATTGTGGTTTACTTGTAAAGACATATTATGTCATTaattctattttaattaatttttttattataaaaaaactactatttgAGTAGTGTTGAAGTTAAATAATTTATGATCAGCACCAATAATTATTTTTGGTTACAATAATCAGCATTAATAATAGAGTAGAGAtaacataatttataaataaattaaaataatctatAAAGAAAATGTATGTACAGAAAAGacaatcatatttattttaaatacccTGCAtactaattaaattgatttataaaatGCCATGCCAGCGGGTCTTTACCTATTATGCTCTTTGTTTGGTGTCGTTATCTTCTTTGGTCAACACTCTTAAGTTATTTTTAGTCTTAGTTCAGAAAACTACATTTAAACATCCATTTAGATACCTTGAACAAATCATACAAGCTTGTGTTTACATTAGATCTAGCTTTTCTAGCATTGTGATTAAAAGATTTGCATAATGCCACAACATAATGTGTTTTTTAACTCATCTTGAAGATAATGTTGGTGTGATGGAATTAAATTAACATCGATTATACATGCTCAATATATTATAGCATATATTTTAATATGAAAaccaaataatcatataaatagtTATAAAATTAAAGAAGCATCTTTGTGGNNNNNNNNNNNNNNNNNNNNNNNNNNNNNNNNNNNNNNNNNNNNNNNNNNNNNNNNNNNNNNNNNNNNNNNNNNNNNNNNNNNNNNNNNNNNNNNNNNNNAATTTAGTGGactaataaataaacaaacatagTATTACGGTTGCTTGCTTGAATTTTAACTCGTGTGGTAATTTTAAAGTACCATGTTCATAGCTAAACAAGCACAAATGTCAAATTACCATGCTCATAGCTAAACAACTAACAAGCACCTGTATTTTGGAAACACCCAAAGTCGAGATGATGCCTCAaaatttattgttgttattaatatttacattaaatgttttttttatatatatttttgttttgggtGAACACTACCATTTCTTTAAGCTTTGTTTCCGAGTTTGATGGGGAGGGAAAAAGAAGACTttcgaaaataaaattttaaaaaaagatatagaaaaatatttgacattttaaaaaaatatgattttgtttaaaatgataaaagagtAATTAACATTaccaaatttttaattttcagaatactataacaacctaaaagatttttggaaaatttatgtaagttcTCCAAAACCCCCactcaatacaatttttgagttctcaCATTTAATGGAGTTTTTGgtgttttaaataaaatcaaaccctcctacccaaaatctttatATTTTTTCACCAAatccttcctatttttcaaaacccTCCTCTCCATTTCCCTCAAAACtctcaaacatagccttaagTTTAGTTGAATACTGGTACTCTTAACTCATCAAACACTATAATTCCATGTCAcatcactttttattttatttttaaaataaattaaaattttaacataAATTATAGTAAATATACGTGTACACAACTTAAATTTATGGgtactaaaaaattaaaatttttatttatgtgtATTTTATCTCTAAATATCCTTTCTCTTTTTTTATATCATGGTTGGTTTTAACATTTTCAAATAGAATTATTGTTCTATGAAAATGAaaagttacaaaaatatttttcaaatttaactTTTATTAATAGTACGTGTTTTAGTTGATCTCAAGTCCATGACATTAAAGTTACGAAGTATTGTTCGCTTTAGGTGTGAGAATCATCATGACtatgttttttttagaaaaaaatgcaTCGTTAGATTGAGGTGTATGAGTGTTGTATATAAACTATCGTTAGCCTCGATTTCCAAGCAATGTTTGATTATTTTGGTTACCCTGAAACACTTACCCCCACTCGATGATAAGGGGTATGATACAAACTTCGAGTTCCCACAAACGACGTGAATGTTTCAGTTGACCTCAGGTTCATGTCACTGCATCTACTAAGTATTATTTGCTTTGAGTGTGAGAATTATCACAATTCCGCCCTTTATAAAAGATGCATTGTTGGATTAAGGTGTATGAGTGTTGTATATGAAATACCCTTAGCCTTAATTTCCACACAATATGGGACTATTTTTGCCAGCACAAAACAAGTATGATTCTAACATGCATGGTCGTACTCAAATAACTTAATACGAGATATTGAGTttatttgttgttatcaagtatacCCAAGAATCAAGGAATATAATATTGGACTATACAAAAATGACACATTCTATgtcttgtgttcaatatagatataATGAAAAAATGGTAATCGTACATATGATCTTTATCTTAGAAATATTATGTCGGATCACATGCCATTCTTGTTATTTGGATAGAAGTGATGTTTTGATAAGTACAACCcactatttataatattaaatatgtgatttaatattattgtCAACGTGACAGAACCTACATGGTCACGCACATAGAATActtaacaaataattaaattaaataagaattaatttaattagatgtTAATTGTAATTAATACATTAAcgcaaatataatatatattgaatattatttatttaaataaataaaaattaacaattaattaaacaaactatgattgaatttaattaatactttactttatttaattaaaagagtttaattaaatataaataaaattgaacttattttaaaaaagttcaaaataaaaatattagtgttTTAGTAGATTTTTGTATAATTTGAGGAGCTTTTTCTCTTACAAATTCTAGTTgtcacatttttttttttaaaaatcactagcattgcattctgttttgtACTCACGTGGACTTCATAGAGATCTTGGTATTTTTCATGTTCGTGATCAAAGTTAAATCAGATTTCAAGAGGTATTTCTATGATCCTTACTTTGATAATTATTTTGTGATTATGATTTATCAGGATCTCTATCTATTAAAATTGTTTCACTAAGaggattaaaattttaaaaaatcctcTCTTAAATCTCCAACATGATTATCTTGTATAATATTTTTGTAAAGAATTTAAAGGTTGCAagttaaacctaaaaaaaatttgAGCCGAAGGTTTTTGAGTTAAGTTTGTGCAAAAGATCTATTTGTTATTAAAGGTTAGTGGGTTGATCTTTTGTAAAAGTTGAAGTTGTAATTAAAGGTTGTTTGAGATGATATTATAAAAGCTCAAGTTTGATTTTAGTGGAACTATGaagagatttttttttggaaacatGGGTAAGCCAAGTGGTTAGGCCAAATCTATATAAATCTCTGGTGCAATATCTCTATCTCTTCTcgctttattttttattatttatttgagtgaaggtccattttagtctctcacaaaaattacacaatctaaattagtccctcacaaaaaaatggCCTGATTTaataatcccttacaaaatttaaccggaccatattagtcttcctgttaatatttttttcaaactaattttttttatacttttaaaccgtaaattaatcccttacaaaatttaaccgaactATATTCATCGTAAAAGACGCTATTAGTTATAGTGAAGATTGATAGGTACCAGACTAATCCTAACCATAAATTTTTTGTACTGTTTGCACAATAGAAGTTAAAGTGACATGAATGGAGAAGACTTGCACATAATAATtggaataaaatattaaaagtatAAATTGGAAAAATCTCATGAATTTGAAAAAACACCCTAACTTTCTGGAAAAATATGTTGCGTACGACAAGGCAATGCGATGCATTATACAATTAAAAGAGAGCCATGTCAATAATCCGCAAAAATGAGGCGTACAGATAGGGCGATGCAAGGTGTTTTTGTGAGTTCTTAAATTTTTCTATAAACTCCCAACATTGTTAAGTTGCAAGAGTTCCTAACTTTTTCACTAAGAAGACCAAATTTTAGAGCTTGAAGCTAATGGAGCATTGTATAAGGCATCAAAGATCCGTTCTTCAATGGATTACTGGCGTTGAAGCTTCTCAATTCATCTTTTCATATGTAATCTTTCTATCTTATCAAACTTATTGTTCTAGAATAATGAGTAGctaatttcatattttttaggGATAAGTGCCTGAATTTGAATTACCTTGTACTTTGGATTTGGTTTTTCAACTAGAATATTATTATCAATGTATGATTTATCTTTAATCAATGCTTAACACTACTTACTGAATGATTAGATGTGAATTGTTGAATGATTTTTTGTTGGAACGGAAGTTCAACGTTTAATCCATGATAAATGACTTGCTGTAATGTTTTCACAATAAAGGTACTAGAAAGAGACAAGAATATGGAATAAAGATGTTCTCTTTATATGAAAATGAAATAAAGACAGTCAACTCCAAATATCAATGGAGGAATGAGTACAAAGTCTTAAAAGAAATACTAAAATAGGGAAAGTTGCAGAAGAGAGAAAAGGGGAAAAGAATCTCATCAGAGCCTAGAGAGAGAGAATTCACATATGCCAAATCATGCCTACCCTCCTCTATCTCAAGACTGTCTTATTATACCCAAGGTCACACACAATCCTTGAGTCGGCAACTCTCAAAACGAATTCTGTTGCTACGTCTCACGCCCTTGATTCCCGGATCCATAACAAACTCATTTTCCAGCTGTCCTGACCCATGTGCCTCTGCTGAGTCAGCATTGACCCCACTTGTATTCATTACAATACCTTCCCCTTTAAaatcaaccttgtcctcaaggttgaatTCAGGATAGTTTTTCTTCATAGTATCATAGTTTTCCCAAGTTGCTTCCACATTAGGCAATTGCTCCCATTTGACCAAAAGTTGATGAATTGGTTGAAGGCCTTGTCTAATGGTTCTGACATCTATAATAGCTTCGGGTTGCAAAATAGGACCTAACTCAGATGTGATCAGCGGAAGTGGCAAGTATGGTTCTTGGTGAGAACCTTTGAATGGTTTCAACTGTGATATGTGAAAAACCGGATGGATTCTAGCGGTATTTGGCAGCTTCAGCTTGTAGGCCACTGTTCCCACCCGCTCTATGATTTGAAAAGGACCAAAGTAACGCAGTCCTAACTTTTGATTTCTCCTTAAGGCAACAGAATGCTGTCTATAAGGCTGCAGTTTCACCAGCACCATGTCCCCCACTTGAAGTTGTACATCAACTCTTTTCTTGTCAGCTTGGGTTTTCATGATTTGTTGAGCACGAGATAAATTATGTTTCAGTTGAATTAGTAATTGGTCCCTGTCTAATAATTGTTGTTGAAGTTCCTGTGGATCAGCAGAACTAAGATTGTATTTGGTCATTGAGGGGGGGTCTCTACCATATAATGCCTTAAAAGGAGTCATCCCAATACTTGTGTGGTGAGTAGTATTATACCAGTACTCCGCCCAAGATAATGTTTTGTACCAACTTTTAGGATTCTCAAAAGTAAAACATCTCAAATATAATTCTAAGCACTTGTTTAATGCCTCTGATTGGCCATCTGTCTGTGGATGGTATGCAGTGCTCATT encodes:
- the LOC131614702 gene encoding peroxidase 3-like, which translates into the protein MKNKYSLVACMILLSFFLGCQGSSLSKNFYQDSCPQAADIIKSKTLQHVAANPVLPAKLIRLHFHDCFVRGCDGSVLLNSTANNTAEKDAVPNLTLSGFNVIDDIKDAIEAKCPKTVSCADILALAARDAVSAQFNKPMWEVLTGRRDGTVSNRTEALENIPRPSFNFTQLKQSFASKGLTLHDLVVLSGAHTIGIGHCNSFSTRLYNFTGNGGQDPSLNSTYAEFLKTKCKNLTDNTTRVEMDPGSSRTFDSDYYPILLQKKGLFQSDAALITQDQSKGIVEELVDQNKFFTEFAQSMKRMGDIGILAGSAGEIRIKCSVVN